Genomic segment of Arachis hypogaea cultivar Tifrunner chromosome 11, arahy.Tifrunner.gnm2.J5K5, whole genome shotgun sequence:
TACAAGATGCCAAAGGCAGTTGCTGAGAAGTTGATTTCCTTGCAGAGAATATTTTTGTGGAGTAAGGAGGACGGGAGGCAGGGCATGGCATTGGTGAAATGGGAGTTTGTGCAGGCCCCTAAGAAATTCGGTGGGCTGGGAGTTGGAGATGCTATGATTCGGAACGCCTCACTgttgttcaagtggtggtggcgttTTGTGAAGGAAGATTGCCCATTGTGGAAGAAGGTGGTCTACTCATGTAATAATTTGAGGCCGAATGAGTTACTATCCACTCAAGTGCTGCCTATTAGAGGAGGCCCATGGAAGGATATTTGCCATATAGAATTCAAGGAGCAGCATCTGAGGGATAGGATGATTACAAGTTTGGCCATAGAGATCGGTGACGGCCGAATGACTCGGTTTTGGGAGGATGTTTGGTTGCATTGTGGTTCTTTGAAAGATCGATTTCCCAGGttcttctctgtttcaaaccaatgTAGTTTGGCTattggggattgtgggttttgggatgggatagagtggatgtggaacttccaatggaggcgtGAACTCTTTCAGTGGGAGTTAGAACTCCTGAGTCAGCTACATGAGGTTTTGAGACCTGTGAGGTGCTACAAGAAGGAATGCTATCAGAGGATGTAACCAGCTACAGCTTCACGAAGACCATCTGGAAATGCTTGGTTCCACCAAGAGTGGAGTTGTTTGCTTGGTTTGTCCTGGTGTGGAGTGCATGGATATCTGTGCTTGGCCGGGCCTGGATTTTCCCGGAGTTACTGAAGGACCATTTCCTGAGTTGGACAGATGAGCCGCGAAGAAAGGAAGATCGAAAGCAGCGTCCGAGATGCTTCTGCGCGATCATTTGGCACATTTGGATGAAGCGAAATAGGAGGATTTTTCAGAATGAAGATAAAAGGCGTAGACGATATCATCACAATGACCGTCCTGAGTAGTGAAGAGTGGAGAGGTGTGCATCCCTagggttgttgatggctatgccggagatgacGTGGGGACGTCGGTTCTTTGGGTTAGGTTTTTGGGAGTTGTCTGTCTTTTAGTTTTTGATTCATGCTATATGCTCCACCTAGTGTGTTGAACTCttttactttcaaaaaaaaaaaaaaaaaacttcactaAAAAACTATACTAAACCCACCCTAAAAGAGGTAGCAGAAATAAGAAAACCTAAAGGATAAGGGAAATTAGGCAGAACCttgataatttattttgtatattttttttataacaacgAATGAAGAATAATATACACACATAAGAAAATCATTTCTGGTCTTAAAAGTGAACTTTTTGAGTAAATGATTATCTTAAAGTCAAAAGGTATTAATATTTGTAATTTAGCAGGTATGGATCATGGGGAATTTGCTTTACCTATGGCACATGGTTTGGAATTAAGGGACTGATAGATGCAGGCAAGACCTACCAAGATAGCCACAGCATTAGAAGAGCATGTGATTTTTTGCTTTCCAAACAGCTAACTTCTGGTGGCTGGGGAGAGAGCTATCTCTCATGCCAACAAAAGGTGTTATCAACCTTACACCTAATGACTTAGTGCTTTAATAAGAAACTATATTTGTTCCCCCTTGTGTACTCATTTTTCCTTGTATATCAAGTTGATTATCTCCTTCCACCATTGAATGTAGTATGAGAATTGCTCAAGTCAGTTCAATATATGAGGGGAATAAAAAAAGTTCATATAACTCAATGAAGAACCGATAGCTATCCTTTGTCTAGATACATTAATTTTTCAGTAAACCCAAAAGGTGAAAACGACAATTATTTTCAACCGGAGGGGGTTGCATTATTTTAGAATAGTTGCACTACTctaagcatagctttttttttcttgtcaCCAAATAAATAGAACAAAAATGTGCACAGGTATACACAAATCTGGAAGGAAACAAGTCCCATCTAGTGAACACTGCTTGGGCTATGTTGGCACTTATTGAATCTGAACAGGTATACTATGGCAAATACAAATTGAGTTCAATGTGTAGaacctattttatctatttggaAAACTAATGCTAAAATGAATGAAATATATGGTTTAGGCTCAGAGAGATCTATCCCCACTGCATCGTGTGGCTAAGCATTTGATTAATTCACAAATGGAAAACGGGAGTTCCCTCAACAGGTAACAAGTACCAACCATATACTTAGATAATTTCTTCGATCAAGAATAAATCAAATGAAAAGTGAAGACTGTAACTAAATTTTTTAGGGGAATGCACATTGCAcataatgtttttattttaatatttttttctgaggTAAAAAACAATCTCCTCTCTTCACCCAACTTCATTATTCACCGTAGTCCGTAACATTACCGATATGTGTGGGAGAAAGACAAGAATAAGAATCAATTTGTCATCCACTAGTGTACACCTACTTTCATCTGCTCATTAAAATAAAATGAGGTGGGAATTTGGAGGGGAAAAAAAGGTTAGTGTGTTAAAATTGTTTACACCATGAATTTGCACGAATTAGACCCTTGATGGGGTTAGAGTGCCTAATTGTACCtagttaaattgcaggaaatacgAGGAGTGTTCAAGAATTGTACCATCAACTGCGCAGGATATAGAAACATATTTCCCATATGGACACtataataatcatgtaaataaacaAGTAGAGAGTTTTAATTAATAATTCCTGCTTCCGTGTGCTCTTTACATCCCATTAACTATATTACCCTTTGGCTGTAAAGAAATATGGTATGGGGGAAGAAAAAGTTGAGCATTAAAGCTATAAAATTTctattgaataaatcactcatgGAATCAATAAGTTGCAAAAATTTACTGATACAAAATcttgtttcaaaattttctcagTGCTCATGTGTGGAGCCTAGTAAAACAATAATTCCTTGTTATAAACCACCTCCACCAGATTTGACCAATTTGCTGCCCTGATTTCTTCACTCCAAGAAATGTAGTGTAGAACAAATACTTTTTAACTTACCCGCTACTCAGTTCAATGATTCGCTTTCATCTTGTTTCCATGGCCGTTAATTGAAGTTTCGAAATTGAGGGCTTTGTCATAACTAAATATGGGAATTACTAAGAAAGCCAACCACACATCTTACACTCTGAAACATCTTATCTACCCTCTGCCACACATTGCACTGAATATCAAGAAGCTTCCGAGCCTTTTCTTGTAAGTGTGAATGCTGCCGAATTGTCTCACCATGTATCTGGCAACAGGAAGCGCGGTACAGAAATTGTAAACAATCGATCAAAAAAACAAATATTTCTCATTTATTGAACATGTGCCTATGAACAGTCAAAACCACCCAACAATGAAAAAGGTAGTGTCTCTGACCTTCAAAAATAACCTGATGACAGCTTGTAGGAACTCGAAATTATTTCTGCAGGAGAGCTCATGGATAAAATAATCCATAAGCTGTTCAATCGATACTAACTCCGGTCTCTTCTCACCTTGTTCATCATCGTTGTCGTCAATTATCTGAAGCATTCGAAGTTCCATATCCAGAGTTGATGGAGATAATCCTTTGATGTAATCAGTGAATGCGCCATCTGCAACATGGAAAATCAAGAAAGTTATGATGCACTTACAAGGCACTTTCAAGAGAATGAACACTATTGAATTAATTGCCGGTGAAATAAACATATGATATTTATATAAGAACAAAATAGTTGGGTTCTTACAGTTATCTGCCACGTTTGAGGATTGAAGAAGATGCAGAAAACGGGATGACGTCGAATCTAATCTTGTCTTTTTCATTTGTTTACCATCACCAGCTCCGTCCCTCTCTTCAACTGATAACTTGCCAGGCTCAAACAATATTTCTCCAGATAGGGATGGAACTGAAGGCAAGAAAAATGGAGCTTTTTCGGGCTTCTTTGGAGGCTCAATAGGTTTATTGCGTATCTGGAATTAAGAGTTTGTTATATAACAATCAGGAGAAATATCAGTCAGTTGAGCAAAATACAAATGAAAATGAAGGAAAATAGGTTTCACAAAAATGTTCATAGCATGAGAAGCGATGTTGCTGAGAAGTAAGTGCATACCTTTATAATGTCTAAATTAATCAAGCTTTGCCACTGGCTCTTTGGCAGCAGTGAGAGTGTGACCAAATCAGGTATTTGATTAACTTGAGTTGGAACATGTGGGGCATCTTTAGGTTGAGAAGCATCCACCACCTCATCCAACTCCTCAACTTGAGAATGTTCTATGGAAGATATAGATGGCAACTTGACACTCACCACCTCTTTCCCACTTGCATATGAATCAACAGTTGAAGTACTAGAGAACATTGTTTGGTTTACCCTGATAAAAGGTGTCACCATAAAAGATGGTTTCTAATTAAGTAGAACGCTTTTTCCATTCAATATCATTATCATTTAAATAACCACATCAACTCTTCCCATTCAGGAATTTTATTTCAGAAATTAATGTCACTAAAGCCCTAACATCAACTTTTCCCATTCAGAGTTATTAATCTCGGAAATTATCAACATTATGTGTGTGAAACATTATGGGAAATGTAACAAGTTTTCCACAAAGTGGTTATTACCCATGAGGAATGAATTAAGAAACTCACCACAGGTATACCCCATTTTGATCAACATGAGCAGTTGCTAATATATCCATGTTTGGGGAAAGAGATAATGCTGTAATAGGCACATTAACATGAATTGCATCTATCTGTCTTGCTAAGATCACATCCCAAATTCTAAGACTTCCATCCATACTAGATGACAAAAGCCACTTCCCATCCTCACTGAAGCACAAGTCTGTTATGCGATCAGTGTGACCATCAAACTTACGAACTAATCTAAGAGCCACAACATCAAACAATCTGATTGCTAAATCATTTGCTACCGTAGCCAGGAGACctacaaaaattattaaaacactTCAAATCACATAATGACCCAACAGTATGAATTATAAGGCAGAAATTTCTTCCAGTGTCttcataaatttttttctctttaaaaatagaaaatataaattaaaaaaaaaatgacgaAGGAATTAGAAATACACAAACATACGAGGGGGATATGGAATGTAGTAAGAACTCAATTTACCATTATAACGATGATAAACAATCTTAACAACAGAAAAACCGATCTCCCATCTGGATTTAAGTTCACGTTCTTTGAAATCCCAAACCTGCAGAGACATTATAAATGAGGATTTCCAGTCTAATGTCACAATATTAAACTAAGTGATTTGTGTTGTTTGTTAACTTCAACGAGTGCCAATTACAGACTGCCTCCAGATAAGAAATATGAACCTTTATATCTCCTTGATATCCTGCACTTATCATGAGAGTGTTAGTTGAGTCACATGCGACTCCAACCACTTCACTGTCATGAGCACACCTTATTGATTCTGACATGTCAATGTAAGCACCCCGAGGTAGTCCAGATTGTAGGTTAAACCTTTCAATCCAACCACCTGCTGTCCCTAGGATGGCAAAATTGCCACATGCACTGATGGCGCAAGCCTGTTGACATATGATAGTAGTCAATCAGAATCATTGTTTGTCAAAAGCTTTACTTATACagtaccccccccccccccccccccccaaaaaaaaaaaaaaaaaaaagaggtggtcTAAAGACACTTTTTAAATAATCAAAAGTGGAAagtattcaaagaaaaaatgaaaaataatgcGCAAGTTGTCAATTAAGCAGACATTTTACTTTTCATTGATTGCTTTCTTTGTCCAATTTCTCACTAAGTGCCCTTAATGCACTatatagaaaatcctagagatAATGAATAAAGTGAGATCCTAACCTTTACAGGTGTCGGATTTTCTGGGCAGGGATTCAATATATGTTCACCAAGAACAAAATTTTGAAGTCTCCACACATATGTCTGAGCAGTATCCATATGACAAGTAACCACGTTGCACCAATCACGTTCTCGAATTTCAGCTGAAGTTTGTACAAGAAATAAGAGGATTTGAAACAGATAGCAGCAGATTATAATATAATACATCAAGTGTAAACCAGCAAAATCAACCATAGAGATTTTGATTTTAAGGAGCTTGGTGGTCGTAGATCTATATGACTAGGCTATCTTTTATTTACTTTCAATTTATATACTTATACACATGCCTTTAAGGCTGGATTCCCCACTGTAATTCAGATTCTGCATTAATATACATCagtttcaatttcatttcttcagCAAAATTGGAACGGAATGAATAGTAGCAGAGAAATAACCCACCACAATCAAATGCAATCACGGGCTTCAACTTTATTTCTTCTTCCTGTATAAACACATACACAAAATGAGGGAAGGAAAAATCTATTCAAAACAGGAAGCAAAAAGACCTATGACTCACAATTAATATCATATAGTTTCCAACCTAATCATGACTATTGAACTGAATGCTTTCAGAACTAGAAAGCATAAtcacaacataaaaataaaaaataagccaGATTAAGAATACCAAAATCCAAATTGAGGTATCCGAGGAGGTCATAAGATGTTTTCACTAGTAAAACACACATTTATATATCTTTGTAATTATTATACTAAGTCTCTAaacaaaacattaaaaatttaCACAGGAATATTAAAGCAAAAGCAACGCTTTCACAAGCTCTGCTAAGCAACAATAAGGAAAGCATGAAACACTAGCCATACCTTTACTTTAAGTTTCTTGGCTCGTCTAGAAATATTGTGCTGAGAAA
This window contains:
- the LOC112720302 gene encoding uncharacterized protein, whose amino-acid sequence is MGIFEPFRAIGCITSGVPVSVQRLGTETFVTVSVGKAFQIFNCAKLNLVLVGPHLPKKITALASFKEFTFVAYGRDIAVFKRAHQVATWSKHSEKVKLLLLFGDHVISVDIRGNMFLWAFKGVMDQNPSPFGHILLDQSFSPSCMMHPDTYLNKVLVGSEQGPMQLWNVSTKKKIFEFKGWDSPITCCVSSPALDVVAVGCADGSIHVHNIRYDEELVTFTHSTRGSVTALSFCTDGQPLLASGGSSGVISVWNLEKKRLQSVVREAHDSVITSLHFFANEPVLMSSSADNSIKMWIFDTTDGDPRLLRFRSGHSAPPLCIKFYANGRHILSAGQDRAFRLFSVVQDQQSRELSQHNISRRAKKLKVKEEEIKLKPVIAFDCAEIRERDWCNVVTCHMDTAQTYVWRLQNFVLGEHILNPCPENPTPVKACAISACGNFAILGTAGGWIERFNLQSGLPRGAYIDMSESIRCAHDSEVVGVACDSTNTLMISAGYQGDIKVWDFKERELKSRWEIGFSVVKIVYHRYNGLLATVANDLAIRLFDVVALRLVRKFDGHTDRITDLCFSEDGKWLLSSSMDGSLRIWDVILARQIDAIHVNVPITALSLSPNMDILATAHVDQNGVYLWVNQTMFSSTSTVDSYASGKEVVSVKLPSISSIEHSQVEELDEVVDASQPKDAPHVPTQVNQIPDLVTLSLLPKSQWQSLINLDIIKIRNKPIEPPKKPEKAPFFLPSVPSLSGEILFEPGKLSVEERDGAGDGKQMKKTRLDSTSSRFLHLLQSSNVADNYGAFTDYIKGLSPSTLDMELRMLQIIDDNDDEQGEKRPELVSIEQLMDYFIHELSCRNNFEFLQAVIRLFLKIHGETIRQHSHLQEKARKLLDIQCNVWQRVDKMFQSVRCVVGFLSNSHI